The region TCGAATAGAAGCGTTTCTCAGTTTCATACAGAATGATGGGAGCTATCGTCTTATACAGAGTAAGAGAAAAGTAAGAAGCGAGAGTCCAAAGCCTTAAAACTTCTTACCTTTATGCTATAAATTTGACATTATAAGACTATGCGGTCGTATATTTGTGCTGGACTGGAAAGActtctgttaaaaaaagagcaaaaagcaTGACTTGTGTTAAGAATAGTTGTGGTGATTATTTATACATTTCCACTCACCAGTCAGACAGTGTTCTTAATAAATCTGGTGACAAAGTGCAAACAGAGCGAGACATTCCTCGACACCTCACACGGAGTTATTGCCAggtgaataaatgttttctcactCACCTCCTGTAACACAACATGACAGACACGCACAGCAACAGGCTCCTGGTGTGAAGCCGTGTTTCTTTTGCTAAGTGGAATCCTTTCAGATATTTCTCCGAGGTGTGTTATTCCAAAAGCATTTAAGAAATTTACCACTCGGCACACTTATGGCCCTCAGCTCAGTtcgtacatatatatataaaacaggCAGACTGTGTGGAATGACTTCATGTTGTTAAATATTTGCTCACGTTACCACATCATTTTTGATCACGAGGATGTTAAGAGAAAAAGCTAAGAAACAGTCTTCAATGGTTCTTTTGTTTCCAGAAATTCAAAAACtcctttattaaaaaatataataaaaattcAGAACATTCAAATACACTTTCACTTAAATGTAAAAGAACAGACTATAAATTTGTGCTCGGgtaatatgtaaaaatgcattaaatcATGCATGCAACATTACAAGAAACACATACATGAGTATCtgttctttatattttaaaaggcGTCATACATTGTTCACTTTGATACATATTTTGTCAAAAGTAGGTATATTTTCTCTGCCAAggcaaaatgcaaataaatttcAGGGGAGAAGAGCGCCACAGTTTTCTGTGAAATAAGCACCATTTCATTTGTGCAATTTGATTGAAGGGATTTAAAACAGCTTGTTtaagactctttttttttacattgttattCATGATGACAAGTTTTCCTCAAGGTTACAGCACACATACAGCCAATAGTACAGCCATGCATTGCTTAAAAATCCATTGATAACTTAAGATAACTTAACATCTAGTCCAGCCTGGCTGTAGCTACAATATATCATAAATACAAAAGGATTCATTTAGCTGCAGTTAGCAAGAAATGATTGACTTATTTATTCTCTTCGGTCAGGTCAGCTTCTGtgaaacaaagaacaaacaTCAGTGATGagctcttctttttgtttctgatcTCAGTTTTTAAGGAGTGATACGACTAATGAGTTCGACTTACACATGGATCCTGCAGTTTCTTGCTTGTACGTAGCTTCCTGTGTATCTAATGTCGCACCGCACCTCATTATTGGAGAAATCTGACTCCTGGACAAGCTGAGAGGGGTTCACTGTCACCTGAGAAATATGGAAAAGACATGagtctaaataaataaattgcagCGTTGCTCATTGCtactcagttcttttaaattcaatttgACTTCAGTTGTATGAAAAAGTGCTGTTGTCTCATCATTAATCAGCTGCTTATATATCTTGTCTGATTCATTAATCAGCTCTAAACTCCCACCTTGAGTATGTAGTTTCCTGGCGGTACGTCAGTGATGTCAATCCACTGACAGTCGATGTTGGCATGATACGTATCGTAGCAACCAGGACCAAGCCCCTGAGGAAAAGCCAATTTTATCATCTGATGACTTAAAGAATGAatctgtatttaaaatgtatccATGGCATAAATTCATTCCACATTTAACAaatcaaacaaccaaacaaacatggaagGACGGTTGGTTGGTTCAAAGGACATAAATAAACCAAACAGACAAACCTGTGTGTGGGCAGTGCAGGCGAAGCGCCGTCGTACCCCCGGGTCACATGACGTGTCCTCCAGACAGAAACTGGCCTTGTGTCCCTCAGCCACCTTCTGTCCAGTGGAGACGTCCAGCAGGTCATAGTTACTAAAAGCCTCCATACTGTGGTAGTGcctgaggacagagagaagaaagaaatatatatataatcatcaTATACTCATCAGTaccaacaaaatacacaaagcagGGATGTTTGACAGACTCTTCGATAATAAAATATAGGATGAGTTCTTCAGAAATTATTTATCTCCTAAATATCTTTCATTATTTGCAGGTGGATTAAGGAAGGATTAAAGACAGCCATACTTATTTCACTGGAAAGGTGACGAGCAGTGACTCAATGTAAGAGACATATTCAAGTGGAATAAGCTACCACAAGCTCAGGCTCGCGATTgataaatatgattaaaaaaagacactgaagaGTTAACTAATAAGTGAAAGACTGTCAACAAAACTGTAGTGTGAGTTAGTGTTTCTCAttgctgtgtgtaaatgtttgatttccttgcagatttgttttcactttattattttattcacattttgacTTTGCTTTATATTTGATTTCTCTTTGTGAGGACTGACTGCTAATATGGATCCtaataaaacaaagaataataagCAAAAGTAGACGAACACTGGACAAAACTAAATGATTAAACTACATGAATTATGATCACCTGTCTGTTGTACAATGCTGTACAGGGACTGTGtggtgtgtttatatatatgtatgtaacaGTGAACTCACTGATGACAGCTGTGCCATTCCCACTCATGTCTGGGCTTCACTGGAAGGAAGTCTGCTGTTCCTTGGTTCTTGACACGCTGTGGGAACCGCAGCAGGACTCTGTAGTCCAGATCTCTCACACTTGGATGGTATGCAGACCTGGAGGGAAGAGAAACGACAGTCAAGTTTAACTTAAGCATCTTTACTATgagctgacagagagaaaacctATAAAAGAGTTTATAGCTGTGACTCTCTAGTATCATTATTTGTTTGTGGCATCTTTATGTTACATTATAATTAACATATTCTTCATATTTTATGCACACTGAACCTCATCTTCTTCTCACTGACCAGGTGACATAATTTTATGATTTACTGTTGAAGTGACAGAGGTGGTTTCTGGTCTTGCCTCAGGAGGTTTTTGCATTCACCTACGGAATcctttgcttttcatttcaaagcTTATTTTACTTGGCAAAGTGGTTGCTCAGATCAGAGGAGAGAACCTCAAGCGGTTGCCAGGTTTGAGTCCAGCGGCTCTGTCACTCAACTGTAACTTCCAAACAGGACTCAGGCCAGCACACATCCTAATGTGGCAACCTCAAAGGAATCCTCAACAGTTatcattatattttttctttatttacacatGTGTACCCcattgatttttgtgtttaaagttGTCTAGATCAGCGGGTCTCAACCTTgggtccagggacccccaggggtccttgaggggttTCCAGGGGGTCCACAGAGAAATGGGGAATATTTAACTATTATTTCATTGACTAGAAGTTAGTCCAATGAGAGAATGTATAAGAATGACAGTTCTGTTCATAGGTTTCACTGTTAACCTGCCAATCTACAGTCTAGACAGTTATGGAATAAttaaatcttatcagatggggatCCCTAAGACTACATTTATTAAAGACTATTAAAGACGGGTCCACTGCCTGATGTGTATCAATTTGGGGTCCTTGACACCAAAAGGTTGAGAGCTACTGGTCTAGAGGAGCTGCTGAGTTATAAAATTTCACTCATACCAAAGACAAAGTGCACTGTATAAGAGGAAAGATTAAATTATTTACTTACAgaaatattttctgattaattaattagtccTACTTGACTGGCAGATTTATGCAGtgtaatgataaataaaaaaagtgcaCCTGGACAGACAGTTCTCCTCACCCGCACAGCGGAGTGAGTACATCTGCGCTCTCTGGATGTAAGAGGCAGCCTGGATGTAGTAAGGGTCAGGAACCAGGTCTGGGAGACCTGCAGAAAAGATCAATCAACAAGGTTCATACACAAAAGGACTCAGTCATAAATGTAGGGTCATTTATTTTTGGTTAAAAGTTTTGTAAAATTTGGGTTTTAATCAGTTAAATGAGTCTTTAATCTACAGTGGAGAAGAGGTGGAAGCTTTTCAGTTCTACTCTCCACTGAAATGGGagtattaaacataaaaatgtggTATAATCAACAGAAATGTATCATTGTTATCATCAGAACATGTATCTTACCTGTATCTATAGTAAGAGATCTACATCTATCTCCTGATTTGATAcacaaatgtagaaaataatactaaaagataattaataaaaacaacccTAATTTTACTTTAGATACATGAGTGCTTTTGATATCAAACATGTATAATATGCATCTACTTGAACAGATTATTGAATAGAGAACTTGGATACTTACACTGCCATAAATTATAGAGATAATTTCCCCACCACTGCTGACTAACTACTAATGACTTGTTCCCAGTCTATcaatcaaacatttaatttaaattttgctCAGAGCTTCTCATAAATGAGACATTACTTTTGTCAGAGGGGAGCATTAACTCTCACtatcattaaaaatgcatttaaatgtgtgttagaaaaaaagagaattaaatTTTGAACATGAAAACGGGCACAGGGCATCTGGTATGTAGCTTTACGCAGCGTTTCAACTATAAACGAGTCGTGATTGATGAGGCGTGCTGATTATTTAGATTATTCAGATGGTTTAGGGTGTTAACaattaagaaatattttttataacgTCCAAACTTTTTGTGTTAGGCTGACTACTTTTCATACACTTTAATTTAAGTTACACTTTAGCTCAAGTTTTAATCTCTCTTGTCTGCCGTACCATTGTGGAAGAACCTGGTGCCGTAGCCAGTCCCTGGCGGAGGGCGCGAAGGGACCCTGTTCCTGCGGTCGGGCGGGTAAACTTCATAGAAAACTGAGTTCCTGTGATGAATACTATGTGGATTCCGTGGGTCACTCGTCTCCGTCCATGTTGTATCCGGCCTTGGACGAGGAAAGTGTACTTCTACCGCGTTACTGGACAGCGCTGTGGGATTTGTCCTTGGTGTGGCTCTGGTTAATGAGTTCGCTCTGTAAGGGCTGCGAGCGTCTCCCAAACTGGTTTGCTGCGGGATGGGACGTCCATTCCCCGCATCCTCGGCCATGGTGACCAATCCAGTTGTGGCAGGTGACCGGGGTGTTGAATCCCAGTTCTCTGGTCTTGTCCGGCCGCCTCCGCCGTGCGTAAAGTCCGGAGATCTTACCGGTGCCTCAGTGGTTTGTTGTGCTCCAGTGACATCTCCAGGTGTGCTCCGGCCTCCTCTTGGGATTCCGCTGCCGGAGAACTCCTGCATGGTGGGGGAAGCGGGGGCGCTGGCGACAGTATCTGCAGTGGTTGCGGTTCGCGGTGGGGACTGATTGTGTGTCCCGGGTCGTCCAGAGGGGAGCAAATACTGACCTGCTTCAGCACCAAGAGACAACGCATCCATTTGTCTGAGGTCGTTTCTTTTGGAGTGAACTCCGGCTGCCTCCTCGAGGTCTCCAGATCTGGTTCTTGTGGATCTACTGAGCGCAACAGGAGGGTGAGGTCGGTTAAAATGGTTTTTTGTTGTCAATAAGAGCTGAGGGCGTCTTCTGGTCTGCGTGGGTGAGCGATATTGAGTCCCCGTGCTCAGTAAACTGTACACCTGACCGTTATTCTCCCACTGAATCCGGTGTCTCCACGGTCCCTCACGTGTGCGTAAATGTTGCTGTCCGGTACCAAAACACACCAGAACATCAAGAAGGCAAATTAATAAAAACGCAAACTTCTCCATTGCtcaaattgttgttttctttatctgAAGGGTTCCAGAGAGGCTCCTGAGACCATTAACGATGAACATGTGAATTTGATCTGGGTGATGAGTTGCTGTTTTGAACACTTGACTCCGTCACGCAGTTACGCACAGCAtcaagacagagagagtttGTGTTGAGACGTCTTCAAGTGTCTGTAATGTGAGTTTCTcgcagaaaaaaaatgcttttatccTCCCAAGTAGAGCAAGGAGCAGCACTCACTCTGTCTTGTCACAATTTAACCATTTCACCACCATTAACGGGATGGGCTTCA is a window of Thunnus thynnus chromosome 8, fThuThy2.1, whole genome shotgun sequence DNA encoding:
- the loxl5a gene encoding lysyl oxidase-like 5a, translated to MEKFAFLLICLLDVLVCFGTGQQHLRTREGPWRHRIQWENNGQVYSLLSTGTQYRSPTQTRRRPQLLLTTKNHFNRPHPPVALSRSTRTRSGDLEEAAGVHSKRNDLRQMDALSLGAEAGQYLLPSGRPGTHNQSPPRTATTADTVASAPASPTMQEFSGSGIPRGGRSTPGDVTGAQQTTEAPVRSPDFTHGGGGRTRPENWDSTPRSPATTGLVTMAEDAGNGRPIPQQTSLGDARSPYRANSLTRATPRTNPTALSSNAVEVHFPRPRPDTTWTETSDPRNPHSIHHRNSVFYEVYPPDRRNRVPSRPPPGTGYGTRFFHNGLPDLVPDPYYIQAASYIQRAQMYSLRCAGEENCLSRSAYHPSVRDLDYRVLLRFPQRVKNQGTADFLPVKPRHEWEWHSCHQHYHSMEAFSNYDLLDVSTGQKVAEGHKASFCLEDTSCDPGVRRRFACTAHTQGLGPGCYDTYHANIDCQWIDITDVPPGNYILKVTVNPSQLVQESDFSNNEVRCDIRYTGSYVQARNCRIHVS